The sequence CAATCTCATTAAGCACCGGGTGGTCGATATTTTGCGTAGCCATGGTAGCGCGAATGCGGCCTTGTAGGGCGCCCTGTACCTGTAGCTCAATCATCCTCATCGGATTGTCCGCATAGACGCCGTAAGCCCGTGAAGCCAGTGCACACGCCTTGATAACGTCAGGGCTGATTAGCGCCTTGCTCAGCGCATCCACGGCCTGATGCATCGCGTGAGCTGCAAAGGTCGTGAGGGCGTCTTTGTGCGCGCTCACCACCTTCGGGGCTGTGCCGCCGCAGTTGAGGTGAAGCTGCATTTTGTCCAGCTCCATCTCCTCAATCAGTCCGTCGAACTCTTTCGCCAGCTCCCGCTTGGAAATCCGGCTGTGGTGTTGCGCTTGCAGTTCCGGCGTCATTTCTCCGCGCAGTTTGCGAAACAGGGTGCGCCACTGGCTTTCTGCCTCCTGGCTCTGCACTTCGGTGTCTTTCTTCTGTTGGTGGCAGCGGGCAATGCCTGTCACGACGTCGGTCAACGCCTGATAGTTTTTGTCGTGGGCGGCGCGAGCGTCACGCAGGGCTTGCAGTTTATCGGTGATGTATTTCGGTAAGGCGGTGGTGCTCATGGTCGTGTCTCCGGTGTCAGTCAATGTGAAGCTATTCTGCTGACCGCCGTACAACATCGCCATTCATCCCGGTTGGACTGTCCCCAGGACAACAGCCTTGAGCACTGATGACAAAACCATCAAGCCATTTTTAGTTTTACCTATAACTATTCACTACTGTTCACCTAAATAAAAAATATATATAAATCAGTAAATAATAGGGTGAACAGTTTTCTATAAACTCTTCACCCGGTGTTCACCACTGTTCACCCGGCCCACAACGACCTTTTCCCTGGCTAGCAGTGGTTAGTCTGTTTATACCTATTTATTAGCAATAAATTCATTGTTGAAAACTATGGAGTAATGTTGAGGAAGGGTGAGGAGTGGTGAGGATTGCTGAGCTATTATAATTTGTTGTTTTTATGAGCATTTCTTAATGAGCCACACAACAACGCCTTGTTGCCACTCCGGTAAATATTCACATAATAGGGCGCTACCGAAGTTCACACAGTCCCGGCCAGCGTTAGCCGGACACAAAGAGATAGCGTTTTATGTTGACCGTTTCCACCCCCACCCCATCCACCCCGTCGCCGGTTATTCCTGGCAGTTACACCCCGCGCGAACGCTTTATCCGCCTGCCGGAAGTGCTCTACACCACCGGTCTATCCCGCTCCACCGTGTACGAGATGATGAGCCGCCGGCAGTTCCCGGCCCAGGTCTCCCTCGGCGGTAAAAACGTCGCCTGGCTGGCCTCCGAGGTCGAGCAGTGGATGGACGAACGTATCGCTAACCGTCACCAGGGGGCCGCCGCATGATGCAGCTAACCTTGGGTCGCCAGCATTTCACCCTTGATGAGCGTGACGCGTTGTTTGTGGCGGAAGCTATCCTGTTGCAGCGTAAAGAGCCTGGCGTCGTCTTGCCGGAGCACCGCAGTGAAAAACACGGCGTTATTTGTCTGGCGAGTCGCCAGGCCGAGCCGCGTCTGTTCCGTGCCGGGCCGGTGCCGCTGACCTGCGCGGCTGCTGATACCCGCAACGACCAACTGACGGACTGTTGATCACTATGCGATCGATTGAACGTCCGGGGGCGTCTTACGGCTTGCCCCCACGTCCGGCTCTGAGCTATAGTCCCTCCGCTGTCGCAAAATCGGCAGCCGGGCGTAGGAACCCGTGTTACTTATTGGCGACACAACACGCGCCAGGCGTGTTTTTTTATGTCGTGGCCTTAGTGCGCTCATTTTTTGCGCGGTGGATGTTATGCTATCGCAGCAGTCAATCAATGGTGGCTCAGGCGGGGCAGCCTTCGGGCTGGCCGGTTTCCAATAAGGCCGGTATTCCTACCCCCGTCTGGGCTACCACCCATAAGTGTAGGAACTTCGGTGGTAGCAATAACCAATACTTATTGGAGGCTGCCACCATGGCTACGACCCTCACCCCAACTCACCCGACATTCTGCTTTTTGTTTGCGGCCGTACGCCGGTCTGCGCTGACGGCCTCACCGCGTATCGTGCGCACCGTGGCAGATAGCGAACGCAACGCCCGCCGCCTGCTGGCCCGTGATTACGTGTTGTCCTTTGCCGGTCGTCTGCCGGTTAAGGCGGTGGCATGAACACCCTGGCCGACCGTTACTACCGCGATACTCATTACCCTATCCCGCATGCCGATTTTCTGCGTCTCCAGCATGCGCACGCCACCGGCGTGCTGTTCCTTGACCTGCTGGATACCCTTGACCTCGGCGGGCAGCGCCCCGATGCCGTGCAACAGGCATCCTTTGCCTCGGTCATTGCCTTGCTGACTGACCAGCTCGGCCACGTCGTCAACACCTGTGAATCCCAAATTCTTGCCCGCATGGAGGCCACCGCCGCATGAACACTGCATCCTGTTTACCGATTGAAGTCCGTACCGCCGTTTTCCGCCGCGCCGTGGCGCAGGCCTATCTGGATACCTGCGCCTTTTACCGGGTGAGCCTCGGGTACACGCTGGACGAGCTGCAGATGACGATTGCCCTGCGTCTGGAGGGGCATTTTGTGCGTCAGTACGGCGCAGAGGACGGCATGGACATGGCGTG comes from Serratia sarumanii and encodes:
- a CDS encoding helix-turn-helix transcriptional regulator, whose amino-acid sequence is MLTVSTPTPSTPSPVIPGSYTPRERFIRLPEVLYTTGLSRSTVYEMMSRRQFPAQVSLGGKNVAWLASEVEQWMDERIANRHQGAAA
- a CDS encoding DUF5375 family protein, whose amino-acid sequence is MNTASCLPIEVRTAVFRRAVAQAYLDTCAFYRVSLGYTLDELQMTIALRLEGHFVRQYGAEDGMDMACTLLSDMVQPDVLVAAPRLTALGQKMMDELCCERLSAAQHATVH
- a CDS encoding host cell division inhibitor Icd-like protein, whose translation is MRSIERPGASYGLPPRPALSYSPSAVAKSAAGRRNPCYLLATQHAPGVFFYVVALVRSFFARWMLCYRSSQSMVAQAGQPSGWPVSNKAGIPTPVWATTHKCRNFGGSNNQYLLEAATMATTLTPTHPTFCFLFAAVRRSALTASPRIVRTVADSERNARRLLARDYVLSFAGRLPVKAVA